The DNA segment TTGTGAATCTGCCCCCTATGTCCTCATTCTTCTCTGGCCCCAGTTAGGCGATTTTGATAGTTTAGAATATGCCTGGTGGCTGCAACGGGATGCCCAACGGCTGCAGGATCTAGGAGTGGCGGTGCGTGCCATGGGCATTGGCGATCGCAACTCTGGGCAACGATTTTGCACCTATACGGGGTTTCCGGCAGATTGTTTATGGGTAGATCCCACGGCAAGCCTACATCAGCACATCAAGCTGTACCCTGGACTTTCTCTCAAACCACCAGGATTATCCAAAGGTCAGCGAGCCTGGCTGAACCTCTTGCTGATGTGTGCAGGCATTGGTAGCCCTGGTACCTTAGCTGAAGTGTTCCGTGGTTATCGGGGCGATCGCCAAGCCCCGCAGCTCATTGATGATGATCAAGTAGTTCATGCAGTTCCGCTGCCACCGTTGAGAGGTTCTTGGTTTCAGTGGGCGGGAGGGCAAGGGTATCAGCGCCCTTTTGAGTTGGCGACCCTGCGGCTCCGCAATATGGCGGAAGCTCTAGGACATTGGACGACCTACGTACCCAATGCGGCCTATTTAACCCAGCGGGGGGGAACGTTTCTTTTTGATACCCAGGGGCATATGCTCTATGAACATCGCGATCGCGCCATCTTAGGTTTTTCTGAAACGA comes from the Candidatus Obscuribacterales bacterium genome and includes:
- a CDS encoding peroxiredoxin-like family protein, with protein sequence MSVSSQVPSESIDLWTLFHERSHLRVSDGAAVPLLGDCESAPYVLILLWPQLGDFDSLEYAWWLQRDAQRLQDLGVAVRAMGIGDRNSGQRFCTYTGFPADCLWVDPTASLHQHIKLYPGLSLKPPGLSKGQRAWLNLLLMCAGIGSPGTLAEVFRGYRGDRQAPQLIDDDQVVHAVPLPPLRGSWFQWAGGQGYQRPFELATLRLRNMAEALGHWTTYVPNAAYLTQRGGTFLFDTQGHMLYEHRDRAILGFSETMGNPLDFLSTLSQDKTDS